One stretch of Natronolimnobius baerhuensis DNA includes these proteins:
- a CDS encoding urease accessory protein UreD, protein MSGAETTGALEPAALPPAFDDYAAESLAQAPAGGPGKNGLLEATFARAGDGPTRLVRDRAKVPYHHTGTLETDPAPGLTTLVAQEPTGGVAQGDRHRMRIDARAGARAHVTTQSATKVHSMRANYAHLDASLSVSAGGYLEYMPGPTIVNEDARCLQTVAVDLEDGAVAVVADVLVPSGLSDHDPFSFDHYHARVEADHDGRLICADAVDLRPAERDPRDPATVGEYGVVGSLYVFTPGVDADEPAERVEAETDDTESSDGIDLEALTDAIAECLEACDAVHGGVSTLPYESGAIVRILGHREADVTEAMRQAWDETRQQILGVGAPADRRY, encoded by the coding sequence GTGAGCGGTGCCGAAACGACCGGCGCACTCGAACCGGCAGCCCTGCCGCCAGCGTTCGACGACTACGCCGCAGAGTCCCTTGCACAGGCTCCCGCTGGCGGTCCCGGAAAGAACGGACTCCTCGAGGCGACGTTTGCCCGCGCCGGTGACGGGCCGACGAGACTCGTTCGCGACCGGGCGAAAGTGCCTTACCATCACACCGGGACGCTCGAGACCGATCCAGCGCCGGGACTCACGACGCTCGTCGCCCAAGAACCGACAGGCGGCGTCGCACAGGGTGATCGCCACCGGATGCGAATCGATGCTCGAGCAGGCGCACGCGCACACGTGACGACCCAAAGTGCGACGAAAGTCCACAGTATGCGCGCGAACTACGCCCATTTGGACGCTTCGCTGTCGGTGTCTGCGGGTGGCTACCTCGAGTACATGCCGGGTCCGACCATCGTCAACGAGGATGCTCGGTGCTTGCAGACGGTGGCCGTCGACCTCGAAGACGGCGCTGTTGCTGTCGTCGCCGACGTGCTCGTTCCGAGCGGACTGTCCGATCACGATCCGTTTAGCTTCGACCACTATCACGCACGCGTCGAGGCCGACCACGACGGGCGACTCATCTGTGCTGATGCGGTTGATCTCCGCCCGGCAGAACGCGACCCGCGCGACCCGGCGACCGTCGGTGAGTACGGCGTTGTCGGCTCGCTGTATGTCTTCACACCGGGTGTCGATGCTGACGAACCCGCCGAGCGTGTCGAAGCCGAGACGGATGACACCGAATCCAGCGACGGGATCGACCTCGAGGCGCTCACTGACGCTATCGCCGAGTGTCTCGAGGCGTGTGACGCCGTCCATGGCGGTGTCTCCACGTTGCCCTACGAGTCGGGCGCGATTGTTCGCATACTCGGGCATCGAGAAGCGGACGTTACCGAGGCGATGCGACAGGCCTGGGACGAAACACGACAACAGATACTGGGGGTCGGCGCACCTGCCGACCGGCGATACTGA
- the ureG gene encoding urease accessory protein UreG: MGYRDVAKVGLGGPVGSGKTALVKHLVPALVEEGYEVGVIANDIMTQEDADVFRETFADLLPEDLVDGVETGACPHTGIREDPSMNLAAIDEFTERHPDLDVVLIESGGDNLAATFNPELADYFLFIISVAEGEDIPRKRGPGVTQADLLVVNKTDLAPHVDADLDVIEADAATVRGDDPFVFTNCKDGSGIDETLEHIEREVLFA; the protein is encoded by the coding sequence ATGGGCTACAGAGACGTCGCGAAAGTCGGTCTCGGCGGCCCAGTCGGCTCGGGAAAGACCGCACTGGTCAAACATCTCGTGCCGGCGCTCGTCGAGGAAGGCTACGAGGTCGGCGTCATCGCGAACGACATTATGACCCAGGAAGATGCCGACGTATTCCGGGAGACGTTCGCCGACCTTCTCCCCGAGGACCTCGTTGACGGGGTCGAAACGGGTGCCTGTCCGCACACTGGCATTCGCGAAGATCCGTCGATGAACCTCGCAGCAATCGACGAGTTCACCGAGCGCCACCCTGACCTTGACGTCGTCTTGATCGAGAGCGGCGGTGACAACCTCGCCGCAACCTTCAACCCCGAACTCGCCGATTACTTCCTGTTCATCATCTCGGTCGCGGAAGGCGAGGATATCCCGCGAAAGCGCGGTCCCGGCGTCACGCAGGCCGATCTGCTGGTCGTCAACAAAACCGACCTCGCGCCCCACGTCGACGCCGATCTGGACGTGATCGAAGCGGACGCAGCCACGGTTCGTGGCGACGACCCCTTCGTTTTCACCAACTGCAAGGACGGCTCGGGAATCGATGAAACCCTCGAGCATATCGAGCGGGAGGTGCTGTTCGCGTGA
- a CDS encoding urease subunit gamma, with the protein MNLSPKESERLTIFMAAELARRRKSRGVKLNHPETVAYISDWACEAARDGKSVSQIRADATQLLTREDVMSGVPEMVDMIQVEPVFPDGTKLVTIHDPIRADSRDQLEGESPTPDPNPTARALETDGNEPSGAADESAERGS; encoded by the coding sequence ATGAATCTCTCACCCAAAGAATCCGAACGACTGACGATCTTCATGGCTGCAGAGCTCGCTCGACGCCGCAAGTCTCGCGGCGTCAAGTTGAATCATCCCGAAACGGTGGCCTATATCTCCGACTGGGCCTGCGAGGCCGCCCGTGACGGTAAATCCGTCTCACAGATTCGCGCAGACGCAACCCAGTTGCTCACCCGCGAGGACGTGATGAGCGGCGTCCCCGAAATGGTCGACATGATCCAGGTCGAACCTGTCTTTCCCGACGGCACGAAACTCGTGACGATCCACGACCCGATCCGAGCCGATAGTCGCGACCAACTCGAGGGCGAATCGCCGACGCCGGATCCGAATCCGACGGCTCGAGCGCTCGAGACCGATGGAAACGAGCCGTCTGGCGCAGCCGATGAATCCGCGGAGAGGGGTTCCTGA
- the ureC gene encoding urease subunit alpha: protein MTRDLEAGEYADLYGPTTGDQVRLADTSLIAEIEHDQIARGDEAVFGGGKTLRDGLGLKPGFTAEEGALDWVLTNLTILDPVLGIQKADIGIKDGYIAGVGNAGNPETMNDVDDELIVSANTEVISAEGLIATAGGIDAHVHFNSAQLPTHAIASGITTMFGGGVGPSTVGIITSGARNLKLMMKAAEAWPINFGFYGKGNSSKPAVIHEQVDAGAVALKIHEDWGATPAVIDTCLEVADETGVQVAIHTDTLNESGFVEHTFDAIDGRTIHAFHIEGAGGGHAPDVLELVGKKHMLPSSTNPSMPYTENTFDEHLDMVMVCHHLNPDVPEDVAFAESRIRAETIAAEDVLHDKGAIAMMTTDSQAMGRMGELISRTWQTADKMKQQRGPLEPDADSDNDNFRIKRYLAKYTINPAITAGIDTYVGSLEPGKLADIVLWKPAFFGLQPEVVIKGGFPAYASMGEANASLMTCEPMMQRPQYGAFGSAKHATSVQFVSQQAYDADIGDAYGLSSMTLPVANTRSLSTDDLVHNTYSPSVDVDSQTFEVSIDGEPATCDPAERVALAQRYTL, encoded by the coding sequence ATGACACGCGATCTCGAGGCTGGCGAGTACGCCGACCTGTACGGGCCGACGACGGGCGATCAGGTCAGGCTTGCGGACACGTCGCTGATCGCGGAAATCGAGCACGATCAGATTGCTCGCGGAGACGAAGCCGTTTTTGGTGGCGGAAAGACGCTTCGCGACGGCCTCGGACTCAAGCCGGGATTTACGGCCGAGGAGGGTGCGCTTGACTGGGTGCTGACGAACCTGACCATTCTCGATCCAGTCCTCGGAATTCAGAAAGCCGACATCGGCATCAAAGACGGCTACATCGCGGGCGTTGGTAACGCCGGCAATCCAGAGACGATGAACGATGTCGACGACGAGTTGATCGTCAGCGCGAACACCGAGGTTATCTCCGCGGAGGGACTGATCGCGACCGCGGGTGGTATCGACGCTCACGTTCACTTCAACTCCGCACAGTTGCCGACTCACGCCATCGCATCGGGCATAACGACGATGTTCGGCGGCGGCGTCGGCCCATCGACGGTCGGCATCATCACGAGCGGCGCGCGAAACCTGAAACTGATGATGAAAGCGGCTGAGGCCTGGCCAATTAACTTCGGCTTCTACGGCAAGGGCAACTCCTCGAAACCCGCAGTCATCCACGAGCAAGTCGACGCCGGCGCGGTTGCACTGAAGATCCACGAGGACTGGGGTGCCACGCCGGCCGTCATCGACACCTGTCTCGAGGTCGCCGACGAGACCGGTGTGCAGGTGGCGATTCACACGGACACGCTGAACGAGTCCGGCTTCGTCGAGCACACGTTCGACGCCATCGACGGCCGGACGATCCATGCGTTCCACATCGAGGGCGCTGGGGGCGGTCACGCACCCGACGTACTCGAGTTGGTCGGGAAGAAGCATATGCTGCCCTCGTCGACGAACCCGTCGATGCCCTACACGGAGAACACCTTCGACGAGCACCTGGACATGGTGATGGTCTGTCATCACCTGAACCCGGACGTACCGGAGGATGTCGCGTTTGCCGAGTCACGCATTCGTGCCGAAACGATTGCCGCAGAAGACGTACTCCACGACAAGGGCGCAATCGCGATGATGACGACTGACTCCCAGGCGATGGGGCGGATGGGCGAACTGATCTCCCGAACCTGGCAGACTGCGGATAAGATGAAACAACAGCGCGGGCCGCTCGAGCCCGATGCGGACAGCGACAACGACAACTTCCGAATCAAGCGCTATCTGGCGAAGTACACGATCAACCCGGCGATCACGGCGGGAATCGACACCTACGTCGGCAGCCTCGAGCCGGGGAAACTCGCAGATATCGTACTCTGGAAGCCGGCCTTCTTCGGGCTGCAACCCGAGGTCGTCATCAAAGGTGGCTTCCCCGCGTACGCCTCGATGGGCGAGGCAAACGCCTCGTTGATGACCTGCGAGCCGATGATGCAACGGCCTCAGTACGGTGCCTTCGGCTCAGCAAAGCATGCAACGAGCGTCCAGTTCGTCAGCCAGCAGGCCTACGACGCGGACATCGGCGACGCGTACGGTCTCTCCTCGATGACGCTTCCCGTCGCAAATACGCGGTCGCTCTCGACCGATGACCTCGTTCACAACACGTACAGCCCGTCCGTCGATGTCGACTCGCAGACGTTCGAGGTGTCGATCGACGGCGAACCAGCGACATGCGACCCAGCCGAGCGCGTCGCGCTCGCACAGCGATACACACTATGA